The following nucleotide sequence is from Patagioenas fasciata isolate bPatFas1 chromosome 6 unlocalized genomic scaffold, bPatFas1.hap1 SUPER_6_unloc_2, whole genome shotgun sequence.
gcaaagttcacacagcagccattgtaagcaggagcccccccatatcagagaaaacagttcaacacaatgcttctccttgggcctctctccaaatcatcatccaactgttctttcagtcagggcctcagttctctcagttcttggtggcaatggtcaggcaaatactgatccatcttcagaccaactctcacaatcccccaacccatgggatatcccccaacccattggagttcctccaacccattggagatcccccaaacccaaccatgggagattcccccaacccattggatatcccctcaaactcATTGAAGTTTCCCTGAACCCAACCATTGgatatcccccaaacccatttgccatcccccaacccattggagaccctCCCAACCCAACCGTGGGAGATCCcacaacccattggagatcctccaatcaactggagatccccccaaacccactggagatcccccaaccatTGGAGATCGCCCAACGTATTGgcgatcccccaacccattgatgATCCCACCAAACCCATTAGAGATCCCCCCACctgaccatgggagatcccccaaactcATTGGAGAACCCCCAAACGATTGGATATCCcccaaaacccattggagatcaccCCAACCCACCCATTGCAGATCCTCCAACCCATTAAAGATCCCacaaaacccactggagatcccctcAAAACCAAATAtgggagatcccctcaaacccattggacatcccccaagccattggagatccccccaaacccagacatgggagatctcccaacaCACTGGACATCCCCCAACGCACTGGAGATCCCTTAAACccattggagacaccccaaaccataccatgggagatctcccaacccattggatatcccctcaaacccattggagatcccccaaacccactggagatccccccaaaccaaccatgggagatcccccaacccattggagatcccccagtccactAGAGATGCCCCCCAACCCATTGgtgatcccccaacccattggagatcccacaACCCAACCACGGAAtatcccccaaacccactggagatccctaACCCATTGAAGATCCCACCAAACCCATCGGAGATcacccaacccaaccatgggagatccccccaaccctttggagatcccccaacccaacccattggagatcccacaaaacccattggagatgcccccaaacccaaacatgggagatcctccaatcaattggacatcccccaacacattggagatcccttaaaccATGGGAGATAGCCCCAcccactggagacccccacccaaacccgttggagatccctcaacccaaccGTGGGAGatccccaacccattggatattcCCCAAAACTCATTGGAGATCCCCCTAACCCACTGGAgattcccccaaacccattggagatcctccaGCCCATTGCAGATCTccgaaacccattggagatcactCAAACCCATcagagatcccccaacccaaccatgggagataccCCAATTCATTGgatatcccccaaacccattggagatcccccaacccatgggagatcccccaaatcCATTGGAGAttcccccaacccattgaagATCCCCCAAGCCATGGGAAATcgcccaacccaaccatgggagatcccccaatccattggagatcccaccaaatccattggagatcccccaacctaacccattgaagatccccaaacccagtggagatcccctccaacccattggagatcccccaaaccattgGAGAACCCCAAACTTATTGGAGATCCGCAAAAGCCATTGGAGACCCCCAATGCATTGGAGAtctcccaaacccattggagatttaCCGAGACCCAAGATGATCCATCCCTGGACCTCTTTGGTTGGGCAGACGCAAGATGTCCCATTCATGTCCCCCAGGGCCCTGGTCTTGGTGTCCGCagagtgtccaggaatgggacatcttggatccagAGTTGGGACATTGTAAGTCTTGGTGGctcaaagtgtccagggatgggacattttaggtcttggtgtcctaagggccccagggatgggacatcctgcccTGAGTAACGCAAGGGATAAAGGGATGAGAAATTTTGGTTCTCGATGGCCCAAGGGGcctggagatgggacaatctgGCTCCAGGGACGAGATATCCGGAGTCTTGGTGGCCTCAcgatgtccagagatgggacatccaggctctcagtggcccaagtgctccagagatgggacatcttcatTTTGGTGGCGCAAGGTGGTTGGATATTAAACATGCTGTTGTTGGTAGCCAAAAGGGGTCTAGAGACGGGACGTCTCGGTCTTGGTGGCCAAAGTATCCCCAGAATGGACATGTTTGCCTAGGTGGTCCATGGGTTGgggaattttaggtcttggtggcccaagggggctggagatgtgacatcttgggtccagagatgggacatcctgggtcttggtgtccccaaagtgtccagggatgagACAGCTTGAGTCTTGGTGGTCTAAGGAGTCCAGGGATAGAATATTTTAGGTATTGGTGGCCCAAAGCTTCCAGAGATGGGAAATCGTATATCTTGTTGGCCTAAAgtgtgcagggatgggacatctttacCTGAGTGGCccaatgtttccagggatgggacattggAAGTCTGACATGGGGCAACCTGGCTCGCGGTGGCCCtaagggtccagagatgggacatcatagGTCTTCGTGgcctaaggggtccagggatgtcacatctTGTCCTGGGTGGTCTAAGACATCCAAGGGTTGGGACATTTAatgtcttggtggcccaagatggctgcaaatgggacatcttgggtccagagttgggacattataagtctgggaggcccaaagtgtccagggatggcatattttaggtcttggtgtttAAGGGGTCCAGAGATGgcacatcctgggtcttggtgaccTCATGGGATCCAGGGACGGGACATCTTGACCTCGGTAGCCCAAGGGGGttagagatgggacatcttgggtgcggggatgggacatcctgcatcttggtggcccaaagtgtccatggatgggacatcttgggtcttggtggcttcacacagtccagggatgggacactttGGCCTGgatggcccaaagtctccaggcaTGAGAAATCTTTGATGCAAGGATGGGACAACTTAggacttggtgtccccaaagtttccaaggatgggtcaacctgggtcttggtggcttcatggggtcctttggggcctgGGTGGCCTGAAGTGTctagagatgggacatcttggatccagggatgggacattttaggtcttagtggcccaaagtctccagagATGGGATATCTGGGGTCTGGCATGGGGCATTCTGgctcttggtggcccaaggggtccagggatgggacattttaggtcttggtgcccTAATGGGTCCAGGGACAGGAAATTTTACCCTGAGTGGCCCaaggtgtccagggatgggaagttttggctcttagtggcctcacagtttccagggatgggacacagtGGCAGCGAGAGTGGCCACATTTCCTCTTTCACCGGGACCAGGCCACGGTGGGGTGACCACCTCCCTGCCCCGTATTTAAAGGGTGCCtgggtggggccctttgtgacatcaccagtgacatcacaatgccccactgtggcagttgtGCGCCCCCCTGacatccagagccttcaatagggcagtcgatggctccttagcaccttttctgccccactgtgcctgtccccatgtgcaCACCAGGGTGGGACCAAGgcgctgacagtcacatcctcccccaccctgggcagggtgacttcacctccaccagcttcatacagggaattaacaattcactaattaaaacttacagaactaacacttaaaggcttaaagagctaacagagagttaACCCTTAacttttatgaatatgtataggtgttcctagaactttcaggaatatgtaacactttactgcatttaaccaagctcacagctactggagatacacacaggtattaggtgaaatgattccctgtgtgtctgatatcgtaaataggtaaaatatataccttccttacaaccccaagggttgtaaggtcattccacacctccgtatcagagccacctccacatggccctcaccacctgtaaccagtgtctccatgtctttctttccccagcccccagggacagggacctgtactggttgtttccttcacagctgtgtcagcgatggcccttcatggggtcccaaacaccctcagaaacttggggtttgcttctgcctttcacttcattagaggtttgttcatttttccagtagctgcagttcaggatcatggcagcagagggttCGTTAACATCGAAAAGGCTCTTTAGAAAGCAAGGttttgtgcagcattttcctcaaggcatcaagtctggtgtggatgattagggggatttcaggaATAACCAAACAGACAGCATTTCcacaataaatagcaataaagccaactttcttctatttccttccctgctcgcccttccctcctttTCCAGAACAGGTagtatcagcagcctccaccaCTTCATATCGATGTGGAATGTATCCCGAGAAGACtcaatatgtcagaaaagtgggtgcctaaatcaccatgtcaGTGAAGAGAGagcccaggacacctcaagaggaatcacactcctctggatcaagaggtgggtgttcctgggaatctcaggtgccacagcacagtgatacttgtgttcagggagctgctcaagtgacccatctcctgttctgtaatggtgtctgtttgctcaggtcacccctgacttgagccccatccactgctgggtgttctccagactcctgccttcaggaacaaagtcccaggagaccttgctggtgaagatggaggcaaggaaaccatgaagaacctcagtcctgtctgattctactcgtatgaattcagcagcaagcccatgatcgccctgtctattcttttactgtgaggaagctgtatcagctcatcttgctgccctcagcctcccctgcaggtatcaagtccagggcagctttggcatcatccccacatccatggacagggtttctaaattcctgcattgcagcttcctctgcttccacctcctgtgtgctgcgtttttgccctggagctctatcagttcagaggagcagcctcacgagataaatgcttcttttcatgggtacttggagagatcattcttgtgcttggagcagcctgtcctataaggctgatcagatttcctgagctccttcaccctccatgactttctcatgtcaccacctttattggccgccatcccccagtatgtcaaagtcttctcctctggagcccaccagcctgtgctctgctgctggccttcctccctcccttctggtGCCTGGgatcccactgtttcctggtcacaacagccaaggtggacacagatgttcacatccctcaccagctcttccttgtttcccagttccagatccaggtgagcatcaccctttttggcccatcaggcagccacGCTAAGAAATTGTCACTAGatcttctggactgttggcacctgctagGTTGCCTAGCCAGTGAATTTCAGTGCAATTAGagatccccataggaacctgctcattgactgaagagtttctcaggttgctgacagagacCTTTTCCATTGCTTCTCCATGACCAACTCATTTGTAACACGCCACAGGTTGTCACCCTGTATTGCGTTTCCAtgacaaagtcttggaactgggagtgggtgtggctgtgctacagttgtcaccgctctgagaagacaacaggagtttgaccaacatcagacatagcggatttcagctggctccaagatggacccactccttgccaaatctcagccactcagtgatgctggcagcacctctgggatattgtatttgagaaagggtaaaaaacgctgcacaacagcaggtgggagagaggagggaggaaatgtgagagaaaagcactgcagacaccaaggtcatatcccataggacccaagcaggtccctcagcaggccaaagcttgctctcctgaaatcctgctcttggccttcttatcatctcccaggagcctcagctccactgtcccatccctgactgttccatcctgaccaactctttctggtttgtaagtgtgaagtcccacagggcacctcacctcactgactcctcagtcacccgtgtcaggaagatgttgtcaatgagctacaacccctcctggatggttggttccttgcagatattgggatatctcaggactgccacgaggacaccgccctggaaacatgaggcttctttcatttatctgaagaaggcctcatctaattcctcttcctcatcagtgagtctgttgCTGATGcccagtgaccacaacactgcccatgttgttctgccctctcatgctgactcctcaaccttcagctgacattgtctgtccccaggctgaacttcATGGATTCCTGTTGTTTTCTCACAAGAACAGAATCTACCCTtgtgagtccaaacctctgacattatgagtaccagacccccaagactccacagtttctccaggagatggaatttgtagtgtcctgtaactccttatcctgttaccttgggagagaaacctttatcaggataaaccatctgcatgaaaacattaacagctgagcaaatggagcttcagtccagggaatCCAgatcttgtgaatatctggtattcaccCAGCAGAAACctctgaagctgtacaaagagaagtgaccagtgctgtatcagggtgggacaataaccccatccatcaggacagagcaggacctgacacactgagcagtgaccctgaggagaagggcctgggcactccaaggtccccacaccagcccgggGTGCACGcttaccatgaacaaggcagctgcacacggggctgcatgaggaggagcgtggggacccagacacctgcagttctcatcccattcggttcagcactggtgtgaccccacacacacgggggtgtgccagtgtgcggcttcgcagtctggagaagcagggaggaactggagagtgcagggctctgccagggcaggttcagcaccttgtgcacatggtgtgggatgctgagggacctgggctgctttggcccagcagtgctggggaggatgcagcagtgcaggagtagcctgagagtgcttgaagggtggtttcatacatggtggaggttttcttcatagtgggaaagagcatgagaaagaaataatggcccaaagtgcagctgaggaggtccaggctggagatgagcagaaaggaatgtgactggaagggcagtgctgtggtggagcaggtcagcagagggagtctgcatcagcccaaggctttgtgctccaaggaacagctggggaggatgcagagatctcagcaaaggaaggaagatgctcagacaagagcaaggtggggcagcaggggggatgtctgcagcctgcagggaaagaggtgcaggggatgccacagcacaggacaggctgtcgtggagatgatcaagcgatgttacagaggctgaaagcccccagcagacatgagctcctgctccccttggctatggctgttatctgcacctctgatgcctgtgaggagacaccttgtccttccagcacaggggcctcatggcctccttgtccccagccaggagcctgggaggtgtgggaccatagtcctggccttggccttgcacagccccacatcacactgtccaggaagggccatgggcaacgtgggagggagaggatctgacttcccatggtacgaagtcagggcttgtccctttggttaatgaaacacatccaggtttactcagcatcagagccatctttactttgctcttcctgatctgttatcactgcctccagttttcttctgtaactgaccctggggatgctttctcagttgtgtccctcagtgggaccccttaacattacaagaaactttgaagcttagatatgagtttgacttcttgagaggtttcatcatcttcctccagggcctgaggtccatggactcagcaccaaacccactagaggggtcattaaagcgccttgggctgctcctgtgctgctgagctgggctgggctcctgggacacagggagctcctggcaagcggcagcgctgcagagagacagctctgcccaggatctcagggagatgagcaaggcagagagagattaaaggtggtcaggactgggaggatgactgagagctcactggatgagaaacctttgcagcccttgccatggtaagtctctgggtgcagggcaatgcagctgtagctcctggagccatctcctaaacctggcacaggcacagctggtgggatctgtaaagAGGGGGCTCTTgtgaggcaatgttgaacagctgtgaagccgggtgagcacccaggggtgcccagggctgtcctgcagagcagggtccctgtaccccagggctgtgccggggcagggactctgccgcctgccagggtcagcgctcagcctgcccagggagatcccctggcagaagctgtgggggaaggagcgacccccggcagggcaggcagggagcttgtggggttgaagggtgctgtgtgggtcagggctgctcagagctctagAACAACcctacagacatggcagagggtccttctgaacaacaacatcaagacaggaacagctgcaagggaaggagtctgtgctttcagttttctactCTTGGTTgtgtggtgtgcagtgggagatggggatctatttctctccttggagaagacactgagaccccagttctcattaggacttgtctgagctgctcctgagcccctgcacacacagagctgcccctgggcagtgccaggaggtgtgagcaggacagagctgagcacacagcgggtgggacggggtctgtgacactgacagggagcagacccagggacagagacacagctgcaggcagcacagacatgggcaggaagagttaactgctaccagaaatgctggggacaggatttaggaacttctctcacattccctgcagtgcagacacatttcccagtgcaacccctggtctcctgtcctccccagcagagcctctgccccaaagccatggggtccaggtcacaagtctccacctcagcagctggacctccaggtgaagggttcctggaacgtggtacacaacaAAGGTGCTAAAggcacttgctctacagtgtcattaagtgagtggcagcaccacagccgggtaaggagaaggttccacagcatgcccgtctgcctttctgtccttggtttattttctggtagcactgcagtgttcttccctgtttctccacctgttgctggagctcttgctctctggggttggggtgggagtgtgagtcagtttttgttctgccaccaattcagtgaattttaccttacagctgtgtccatggaaactgcatgctcaactgcattttaaactttgatgaactgtttttctcagctggtagaaagagagaatgagctgaaacatccctccatcagggagaggGTTTACCGTGAGAAATAGCATGTTGATTTTCCATGGAGAAGTCTCCtttaactcgtcactgtcttttcctccttgcacaggtcctcatgcccacaggcagcaaatgtccaacagcagctccatcacccagttcctcctcctggtgttcacagacacacgggagctgcagctcttgcacttctggctcttcctgggcatctacctggctgccctcctgggcaacggcctcatcatcaccaccatagcctgggaccagcacctccacacccccatgtacttcttcctcctcaacctctccctccttgacctgggcgccatctccgtcactgtccccaagtccatggccaactctctgtgggataccaaggtcatttcctatgcaggatgtgctgcacaggtcttctttttttgtttcttgtttgctgcagagtattctcttctcaccatcatgtcctacgaccgctacgttgccatctgcaaacccctgcactacaggaccctcctgggcagcagagcttgtgtccatatggcagcagctacctgggccactgggtttctctattctctgctgcacacggccaatacattttcactgcccctgtgcaagggcaatgccctggaccagttcttctgtgaaatcccccagatcctcaagctctcctgctcagccacctacctcagggaacttgggcttcttgtggtcagtgtctgcttagttttaatgtgttttgtgttcatcgtggtgtcctatgtgcagatattcagggccgtgctgaggatcccctctgagcagggacggcacaaagccttttccacctgcctccctcacctggccgtggtctccctgtttgtcagcactgccatgtttgcccacctgaagcccaactccatctcctccccatccctggacctggtggtgtctgttctgtactcagtggtgcctccagcagtgaaccccctcatctacagcatgaggaaccaggagctcaaggatgccttgtGCAAACTCATATCCTAGTGTGTTCTCAAGCAAGAAACTGCCCATTTGGTTCTCCATAggcttt
It contains:
- the LOC136116200 gene encoding olfactory receptor 14J1-like, with the protein product MYFFLLNLSLLDLGAISVTVPKSMANSLWDTKVISYAGCAAQVFFFCFLFAAEYSLLTIMSYDRYVAICKPLHYRTLLGSRACVHMAAATWATGFLYSLLHTANTFSLPLCKGNALDQFFCEIPQILKLSCSATYLRELGLLVVSVCLVLMCFVFIVVSYVQIFRAVLRIPSEQGRHKAFSTCLPHLAVVSLFVSTAMFAHLKPNSISSPSLDLVVSVLYSVVPPAVNPLIYSMRNQELKDALCKLIS